In Dromiciops gliroides isolate mDroGli1 chromosome 4, mDroGli1.pri, whole genome shotgun sequence, one DNA window encodes the following:
- the POU3F2 gene encoding POU domain, class 3, transcription factor 2 has protein sequence MATAASNHYSLLTSSASIVHAEPPGGMQQGTGGYREAQSLVQGDYAALQSNGHPLSHAHQWITALSHGGGGGGGGGGGGGGGGGGGGGGGDGSPWSTSPLGQPDIKPSVVVQQPGRGDELHGPGSLQQQQQHQQQQQQQQQQQQQQQQQRPPHLVHHAANHHPGPGAWRSAAAAAHLPPSMGASNGGLLYSQPSFTVNGMLGAGGQPTGLHHHGLRDAHDEQHHGEHHPHPHSHPHQQPPPPPPPPQGPPGHPGPHHDPHSDEDTPTSDDLEQFAKQFKQRRIKLGFTQADVGLALGTLYGNVFSQTTICRFEALQLSFKNMCKLKPLLNKWLEEADSSSGSPTSIDKIAAQGRKRKKRTSIEVSVKGALESHFLKCPKPSAQEITSLADSLQLEKEVVRVWFCNRRQKEKRMTPPGGTLPGAEDVYGGSRDTPPHHGVQTPVQ, from the coding sequence ATGGCGACCGCAGCGTCTAACCACTACAGCCTGCTCACCTCCAGCGCCTCCATCGTGCACGCCGAGCCGCCGGGCGGCATGCAGCAAGGCACTGGGGGCTACCGGGAGGCGCAGAGCCTGGTGCAGGGCGACTACGCCGCGCTGCAGAGCAACGGGCACCCGCTCAGCCACGCTCACCAGTGGATCACCGCGCTGTCccacggcggcggcggcgggggcggtggcggcggaggcggcggcgggggcgggggcggcggTGGGGGCGGCGGGGACGGCTCCCCGTGGTCTACTAGCCCCCTGGGCCAGCCGGACATCAAGCCCTCTGTGGTGGTACAGCAGCCGGGGCGTGGAGACGAGCTTCACGGGCCGGGGtccctgcagcagcagcagcaacaccagcagcagcagcagcagcagcaacagcaacagcagcagcagcagcagcagcggccaCCGCATCTGGTACACCACGCCGCCAACCATCACCCGGGGCCCGGGGCATGGAGGAGCGCGGCTGCAGCGGCTCACCTCCCTCCCAGCATGGGAGCGTCCAACGGGGGCTTGCTCTACTCGCAGCCCAGCTTCACCGTGAACGGCATGTTGGGCGCTGGGGGCCAGCCCACGGGGCTCCACCACCATGGCCTACGGGACGCCCACGACGAGCAGCACCACGGGGAACATCATCcgcacccccactcccacccgcACCAGcagcccccgccgccgccgccgcccccgcaGGGCCCGCCGGGTCACCCGGGGCCCCACCACGACCCACACTCGGACGAGGACACGCCGACCTCGGATGACCTGGAGCAGTTCGCCAAGCAGTTCAAGCAGCGGCGGATCAAACTGGGATTTACCCAAGCGGACGTGGGACTGGCCCTGGGCACCTTGTACGGGAACGTGTTTTCGCAGACCACCATCTGTAGGTTCGAGGCCCTGCAGCTGAGCTTCAAGAACATGTGCAAGCTGAAGCCTTTGTTGAACAAGTGGTTGGAGGAGGCGGACTCGTCCTCGGGCAGTCCCACCAGCATAGACAAGATCGCAGCCCAGGGGCGCAAGCGGAAAAAGAGGACCTCCATCGAGGTGAGCGTCAAGGGGGCTCTGGAAAGCCATTTCCTCAAATGTCCCAAGCCCTCGGCCCAGGAGATCACCTCCCTGGCGGACAGCTTACAACTGGAGAAGGAGGTGGTGAGAGTTTGGTTTTGTAacaggagacagaaagaaaaaaggatgactCCTCCGGGAGGGACTCTGCCGGGAGCCGAGGATGTATACGGGGGGAGTAGGGACACGCCACCACACCACGGGGTGCAGACTCCAGTTCAGtga